In the genome of Rhodoplanes sp. Z2-YC6860, one region contains:
- a CDS encoding acyl-CoA dehydrogenase family protein, whose amino-acid sequence MSKLPPHDMGPAANAFRDKVRAWLAANWTAERKAAHLKKPFKERGWDAEFSRLMGRDGWIGVGWPAKFGGSRTPTEQIAFITEMANASAPVQAHSTGESIVAQALFLHGSKAQQDEWLPAIRRGERSFALGYSEPEAGSDLAALRTRAVRDGDDFVVNGQKLWSTGADKAEYIWLAVRTDPDAKKHAGISVLMVDLRSPGITLRPSTALYGKTFSAQFYDNVRVPAKNMVGAVNDGWKVITDALASERVMIGGTRMAGIERAFDHLTEYLKTAVVGGKVLRNDPVIRDRIGALAADIEVARLFQMRNSRLIEQGKVPLHEAAMGKVFASELQERLGQAALDILGTGGLLSEDAEGAPVGEMEYVLRHAIMGMIGGGTNEIQRNVIAQRGLGLPR is encoded by the coding sequence ATGTCGAAGCTTCCGCCGCACGACATGGGACCGGCCGCCAACGCCTTCCGCGACAAGGTGCGGGCTTGGCTCGCCGCGAATTGGACGGCGGAGCGCAAGGCCGCGCATCTGAAAAAGCCGTTCAAGGAGCGCGGCTGGGATGCCGAATTCTCGCGCCTGATGGGCCGCGACGGCTGGATCGGCGTGGGCTGGCCGGCAAAGTTCGGCGGGAGCCGTACGCCGACCGAGCAGATCGCCTTCATCACCGAGATGGCCAATGCCAGCGCGCCAGTGCAGGCGCACAGCACCGGCGAATCCATCGTGGCGCAGGCGCTGTTTCTTCACGGCAGCAAGGCGCAGCAGGACGAATGGCTGCCGGCCATTCGCCGGGGCGAGCGCAGTTTTGCGCTCGGCTACAGCGAGCCGGAAGCCGGCTCCGACCTCGCGGCGCTGCGCACCCGCGCGGTCCGCGATGGCGACGACTTCGTGGTCAACGGCCAGAAGCTCTGGTCGACCGGGGCCGACAAGGCCGAATACATCTGGCTGGCGGTGCGCACCGATCCGGACGCTAAGAAGCACGCCGGCATCAGCGTGCTGATGGTCGATCTGCGCTCGCCCGGTATCACGCTCCGGCCCAGCACCGCACTCTACGGCAAGACCTTCAGCGCGCAGTTTTATGACAACGTCCGGGTGCCCGCGAAGAATATGGTCGGCGCCGTCAACGACGGGTGGAAGGTCATCACCGATGCACTTGCGTCCGAGCGGGTGATGATCGGCGGTACGCGCATGGCTGGGATCGAGCGCGCATTTGACCATCTCACCGAATACCTGAAAACTGCCGTTGTGGGCGGCAAGGTCCTGCGAAACGATCCGGTGATCCGCGATCGGATCGGAGCGCTGGCCGCCGATATAGAAGTGGCGCGGCTGTTCCAGATGCGTAATTCCAGGCTGATCGAGCAGGGCAAGGTGCCGCTCCACGAAGCGGCCATGGGCAAGGTCTTCGCCAGCGAATTGCAGGAGCGCCTGGGCCAGGCGGCGCTCGATATCCTCGGCACCGGCGGGCTGCTCTCGGAAGATGCCGAAGGCGCGCCGGTCGGCGAGATGGAATATGTGCTGCGCCATGCCATCATGGGCATGATCGGCGGCGGCACCAACGAGATCCAAAGAAACGTCATCGCGCAGCGGGGGCTTGGGTTGCCCCGCTGA
- a CDS encoding acyl-CoA dehydrogenase family protein, producing the protein MELNLTSEQGLLRDSAAKFIGAAGPKIARKFRDSDHSFAPQRLREAGELGWLGILVPESAGGLGLGLTELALVLEQAGRGLVCEPIGLAAISAAALGFAPKPLPLLSRVMTGDALVVPALQERAHGDDPLEPSTEATGTGTTLQLTGQKMFVCADGADGFLVSASGRDGPVLCFVARDALGCTLQPAETVDGRRLAALYLDQTPADLVSPYPSSRDAVDALYNLSLVALSAELLGVMEEAQRITLDYLRIRKQFGKLIGSFQALQHQAANIYLRTEAVRSLIFQVAGNNEPWRIDPAMAAAAKAKASEDALFVTEACIQLHGAIGFTDEHDIGLYLKRAMLLSSLMGNAAAQRRRYVAIAGLTA; encoded by the coding sequence ATGGAACTGAACCTCACATCCGAACAGGGCCTGCTGCGCGACAGTGCAGCGAAATTCATCGGCGCCGCGGGTCCGAAGATCGCGCGCAAGTTTCGCGACAGCGATCACAGTTTCGCGCCGCAGCGGCTGCGCGAGGCAGGCGAACTGGGCTGGCTCGGCATTCTGGTTCCGGAATCCGCGGGCGGTCTGGGGCTCGGCCTCACCGAGCTGGCCTTGGTGCTCGAACAGGCGGGGCGGGGGCTGGTCTGCGAGCCGATCGGGCTCGCGGCGATCTCAGCGGCAGCCCTGGGCTTCGCGCCAAAGCCGCTTCCGTTACTGTCCCGCGTCATGACGGGTGACGCGCTGGTGGTTCCGGCGCTCCAGGAGCGCGCTCATGGCGACGATCCGCTCGAGCCTTCGACTGAAGCCACGGGTACCGGCACGACACTGCAACTGACCGGCCAGAAAATGTTCGTCTGCGCCGACGGCGCCGATGGTTTTCTGGTCAGTGCCAGCGGCCGCGACGGTCCGGTGCTTTGTTTCGTTGCGCGCGATGCGCTGGGCTGCACACTGCAGCCGGCCGAAACGGTGGATGGCCGCAGGCTTGCGGCCCTCTATCTGGATCAAACGCCGGCCGATCTCGTTTCGCCCTATCCGTCGTCGCGCGATGCAGTCGATGCGCTCTACAATCTTTCGCTCGTGGCACTGTCCGCTGAACTGCTCGGCGTGATGGAGGAGGCGCAGCGGATCACGCTCGACTATCTCCGCATCCGCAAGCAGTTCGGCAAGCTGATCGGCAGCTTCCAGGCGTTGCAGCATCAGGCTGCCAACATTTATCTGCGCACCGAGGCGGTGCGCTCGCTGATCTTCCAGGTCGCCGGCAACAATGAGCCCTGGCGTATCGATCCCGCGATGGCCGCTGCCGCCAAAGCCAAGGCTTCGGAAGACGCGCTGTTCGTCACCGAGGCGTGCATCCAGCTTCACGGCGCCATCGGCTTCACCGACGAGCACGACATCGGGCTTTATCTCAAGCGCGCCATGCTGCTGTCGTCGCTCATGGGCAACGCCGCGGCGCAGCGCCGCCGTTACGTTGCGATCGCAGGCCTCACCGCGTGA
- a CDS encoding acyl-CoA dehydrogenase family protein: MRPPNPEAEPALSDSDRVLLRKSVRDLLSARWPAEKAVQQSVDSQQVVAIWRALAEQGLAALGSNGAEAGLREILLVFEEFGRAACPAPLIGAVAANIVLATQQSDAVRALLEDIHQGQAIVALALGAFDGDLAAGQATMRGGRLSGTISFVEDVQAATHVLVVTDTPTGMAIVDCKAAGIASRTAPGLAIPALSELTFENTPAMGLAASSEILAAVALLARLASAARALGAAERGFELAVDNAKVRKQFGQFIGQFQAIQHKLANGLISLDGARLALESAATAYDSGNPYWRVFASSALAFSSPALRTVSIETHRALGAIGYAEEHEAPRHFRRVHADLARFGGVSRARAELADAVLGPIG; encoded by the coding sequence ATGAGGCCTCCCAATCCGGAAGCAGAGCCGGCGCTGTCGGACAGCGATCGCGTCCTGCTGCGAAAGTCGGTGCGCGATCTTCTGTCGGCGCGCTGGCCTGCTGAAAAGGCCGTTCAGCAATCCGTCGATAGTCAGCAGGTCGTCGCAATCTGGCGCGCCCTGGCAGAGCAGGGTCTCGCGGCACTCGGATCAAATGGTGCCGAAGCTGGGTTGCGCGAAATCCTCCTGGTCTTCGAGGAGTTCGGCCGCGCCGCTTGTCCGGCGCCGCTGATCGGAGCGGTGGCAGCCAACATCGTGCTGGCCACGCAGCAGTCCGATGCCGTCCGCGCGCTGCTCGAAGACATTCACCAAGGCCAGGCGATCGTTGCCTTGGCGCTCGGTGCCTTTGACGGCGATCTCGCCGCGGGCCAAGCCACGATGCGCGGCGGCCGGCTGTCCGGAACGATCTCATTTGTCGAAGATGTTCAGGCGGCGACCCATGTCCTCGTCGTCACCGATACACCCACTGGAATGGCGATCGTGGATTGCAAGGCCGCCGGAATAGCGAGCCGGACCGCTCCCGGCCTCGCCATTCCAGCGTTGTCGGAGCTCACGTTCGAAAACACCCCGGCGATGGGACTGGCCGCGTCGAGCGAGATTCTTGCGGCTGTTGCGTTGCTGGCGCGGCTGGCGAGCGCTGCCCGTGCCCTGGGCGCGGCTGAACGCGGCTTTGAATTGGCCGTCGACAACGCCAAGGTGCGCAAGCAGTTCGGCCAATTCATCGGCCAGTTTCAGGCCATCCAGCACAAGCTCGCCAATGGCCTGATCAGCCTGGACGGCGCGCGCCTTGCACTGGAATCCGCCGCTACGGCTTATGACAGCGGCAATCCCTATTGGCGTGTGTTCGCATCCTCGGCGCTCGCGTTCTCGAGCCCGGCGCTGCGCACCGTGTCGATCGAAACACACCGCGCGCTCGGTGCGATCGGCTATGCCGAGGAGCACGAGGCGCCGCGGCATTTCCGGCGTGTGCATGCCGATCTCGCGCGCTTCGGCGGCGTGTCGCGGGCCCGCGCCGAATTGGCCGATGCCGTTCTTGGTCCGATCGGGTAG
- a CDS encoding crotonase/enoyl-CoA hydratase family protein — translation MSEEQTVTYELDGEIALVGLNRPDKRNCFNPTVMKQLREAIERAGEEAKCGIIFGHGDNFCAGLDLRWAAESWKTGRSERLPFQFNRNSYFEAMARGNIPFIAALHGATLGGGLETAAAAHIRVADETTFFGLPEGTRGIFIGGGGSVRVARLIGSARMQDMMLTGRVLKADEAERYGIVQYIVPKGQQLEKAKELALKICKNAPLSNFAITNSLPRIQDMGYDDGLFFERMVAEYTRSPESIQRLHQFLDKTAPRVRPAE, via the coding sequence ATGAGTGAAGAGCAGACGGTCACCTATGAGCTGGACGGGGAGATCGCCCTGGTCGGTTTGAACCGCCCGGACAAGCGCAACTGTTTCAATCCGACGGTGATGAAGCAGCTGCGCGAGGCCATCGAGCGCGCCGGCGAGGAGGCCAAGTGCGGCATCATCTTCGGCCATGGCGACAACTTCTGCGCCGGTCTCGATCTGCGCTGGGCCGCGGAAAGCTGGAAGACCGGGCGCTCGGAACGTCTGCCGTTCCAGTTCAACCGCAACAGCTATTTCGAGGCGATGGCGCGCGGCAACATCCCATTCATCGCGGCGCTGCATGGCGCGACTTTGGGCGGCGGCTTGGAAACGGCGGCGGCCGCGCACATCCGTGTCGCCGACGAGACCACGTTCTTTGGCCTGCCGGAGGGCACGCGCGGCATCTTCATCGGCGGTGGCGGTTCGGTGCGCGTCGCGCGGCTCATTGGCTCCGCCCGTATGCAGGACATGATGCTGACGGGCCGCGTGCTCAAGGCTGATGAGGCCGAGCGCTATGGCATCGTGCAGTACATCGTGCCGAAGGGGCAGCAGCTCGAAAAGGCCAAGGAGCTGGCGCTGAAGATCTGCAAGAACGCGCCGCTGTCGAACTTCGCCATCACCAACAGCCTGCCGCGGATCCAGGACATGGGTTACGACGACGGCCTGTTCTTCGAACGGATGGTCGCCGAATACACGAGGAGCCCGGAGTCGATCCAGCGGCTGCATCAGTTCCTCGACAAGACCGCGCCGCGCGTGCGGCCGGCCGAATAA
- a CDS encoding Bug family tripartite tricarboxylate transporter substrate binding protein, with amino-acid sequence MIKRDLIALVFSAVSALLGLGFISGSAHAQSSDYPHKQPIKVVIPFPAGGPTDGMARIVSERLGQVLGQSIVVENRGGGAGGSVGAKFVAAADPDGYTILMTPGGSLTTGPAVHKNIGYDPVKVFTPVCQLIETPLIIAVHPSLPVKTLAELVAYAKAHPGKVSWGSQGFGVAPHLLIELFKLETGTNIAHVPYRGTAPMLTAIVAGEVQVVADPMTTILPHIQSGAVRAIAIAGPARTPKLPDVPTTKEAGYPDIDSPFWLGVVAPAGTPPEIIAKLNAAFRESLAAPEVRERLAALGADIKIGTPDDFRAMLAKELAMWTKVVKDAKITVE; translated from the coding sequence ATGATCAAGCGCGATCTCATTGCGCTCGTGTTCAGTGCCGTTTCGGCGCTGCTGGGCCTGGGCTTCATTTCGGGCTCTGCGCACGCGCAATCCTCGGACTATCCGCACAAGCAGCCGATCAAGGTCGTGATCCCGTTCCCGGCGGGCGGGCCGACCGACGGTATGGCGCGCATCGTGTCGGAGCGGCTCGGCCAAGTGCTAGGCCAGAGCATCGTGGTCGAGAACCGCGGCGGCGGCGCGGGGGGCAGCGTCGGGGCGAAGTTCGTGGCGGCTGCCGATCCCGATGGCTACACCATTCTCATGACGCCCGGCGGGTCGCTGACCACCGGACCCGCGGTGCACAAGAACATCGGCTACGACCCGGTGAAGGTGTTCACGCCGGTCTGTCAGCTCATCGAGACACCACTGATCATCGCGGTGCATCCCAGCCTGCCGGTGAAGACCCTCGCCGAGCTCGTTGCCTATGCCAAGGCTCATCCCGGCAAGGTGAGCTGGGGCTCGCAGGGCTTCGGCGTCGCGCCGCATCTGCTGATCGAGCTGTTCAAGCTGGAAACCGGCACCAACATCGCTCACGTGCCTTACCGGGGCACCGCGCCGATGCTGACCGCGATCGTCGCGGGCGAAGTGCAAGTGGTCGCCGATCCGATGACGACGATCCTGCCGCACATCCAGTCGGGCGCGGTCCGTGCGATTGCCATCGCGGGGCCGGCGCGCACGCCCAAATTACCCGACGTGCCGACCACCAAGGAAGCGGGTTATCCCGACATCGATTCGCCATTCTGGCTCGGCGTCGTGGCGCCGGCCGGCACGCCGCCCGAGATCATCGCCAAGCTCAACGCGGCGTTCCGCGAAAGCCTCGCCGCGCCCGAGGTTCGCGAGCGGCTCGCGGCGCTCGGCGCCGACATCAAGATCGGCACGCCGGACGATTTCCGGGCGATGCTCGCCAAGGAGCTCGCGATGTGGACCAAGGTGGTGAAGGACGCCAAGATCACAGTGGAATGA
- a CDS encoding acyl-CoA dehydrogenase family protein: MFRHDTPAEASFRTEVRSWLEANLPGSLRDRTTRPPPVELMPWYQTLSRKGWIAPHWPRQHGGMGATLNEQIVMTEELARIGAPHLPVQGLNHIGPILMEFGSEAQQKKHLPPIIDGSVIWAQGYSEPGAGSDLASLATRATLNGDHFVVKGSKIWTTWGHHSDWMFALVRTDPDAQPRHAGISFILIDLHSPGIRIRPIVTIAGDDEFAEVFFDDVVVPAENLVGKLNDGWRIANALLGHERLGTSNPQFALQALERIKVMARATGIIADPAFQDRLAAASINVTALSAMFSHAVELTNNERSLGPESSVVKIFGSELLQSLNELLIEAAGGHAAMEEPVATNAGVVDVAVPFLFSRRVTIYGGSSEIQRNVLARRVLNLPA; encoded by the coding sequence ATGTTCCGTCACGACACGCCCGCCGAAGCGTCCTTCCGCACCGAAGTGCGAAGCTGGCTCGAGGCCAATCTTCCAGGCTCGCTCCGTGACCGCACCACGCGGCCGCCGCCCGTCGAATTGATGCCCTGGTATCAGACGCTGTCGCGCAAGGGCTGGATCGCGCCGCATTGGCCCAGGCAGCACGGCGGCATGGGCGCGACCCTGAACGAGCAGATCGTCATGACCGAGGAGCTGGCGCGTATCGGCGCGCCGCATCTGCCGGTGCAGGGCCTCAATCACATCGGGCCGATCCTGATGGAGTTCGGCAGCGAAGCGCAGCAGAAGAAGCACCTGCCGCCGATCATCGACGGCAGCGTGATCTGGGCGCAGGGCTATTCGGAGCCCGGGGCGGGCTCCGACCTCGCAAGTCTCGCGACACGTGCGACGCTCAACGGCGACCATTTCGTGGTGAAAGGCTCCAAGATCTGGACCACCTGGGGGCATCATTCCGACTGGATGTTCGCGCTGGTGCGCACCGACCCGGACGCCCAGCCGCGCCATGCCGGCATCAGCTTCATCCTGATCGATCTGCACAGCCCCGGCATCCGCATCCGTCCCATCGTGACGATCGCGGGCGACGACGAATTCGCCGAGGTGTTCTTCGACGACGTCGTGGTGCCGGCGGAGAACCTCGTCGGCAAGCTCAACGATGGCTGGCGTATCGCCAATGCGCTGCTCGGCCATGAGCGGCTCGGCACGTCGAACCCACAGTTCGCGCTGCAGGCGCTGGAGCGCATCAAGGTGATGGCACGGGCGACCGGTATCATCGCCGATCCGGCGTTCCAGGATCGGCTTGCGGCCGCGAGCATCAACGTCACGGCGCTGTCGGCGATGTTCAGCCACGCCGTCGAGCTCACCAACAACGAGCGCAGCCTTGGGCCGGAGTCGTCGGTGGTCAAGATCTTCGGCAGCGAGCTTCTGCAATCGCTCAACGAGCTCCTGATCGAGGCGGCCGGCGGCCATGCCGCGATGGAGGAACCGGTTGCCACGAACGCGGGCGTCGTCGACGTCGCGGTGCCGTTCCTGTTTTCGCGGCGGGTGACGATCTACGGCGGCTCGTCGGAAATCCAGCGCAACGTGCTGGCCCGCCGCGTGCTCAATCTTCCCGCGTAG
- a CDS encoding MarR family winged helix-turn-helix transcriptional regulator yields MAKPPPRTSYLIRRAQILVMRNLTDCLRDYNLTSTQYLLLNLSRRGGELSSATLARRFTISPQAMNETIATLEDKKLIVRTVAGEKRRTLHISLTPEGAQLLKACDREVDRMEKRLFSALSATEINSLRNALIKFTGSQSEMRAAG; encoded by the coding sequence ATGGCAAAGCCGCCACCGCGAACCAGCTACCTCATTCGTCGTGCGCAGATCCTGGTGATGCGGAACCTGACGGACTGCCTCCGCGACTACAATCTCACCTCAACGCAATACCTGCTGCTCAATCTTTCGCGGCGCGGTGGCGAGTTGTCGTCGGCGACGCTGGCCCGGCGCTTCACGATCTCGCCGCAAGCGATGAACGAAACGATTGCGACGTTAGAGGACAAAAAACTCATCGTGCGGACCGTGGCCGGAGAGAAGCGCCGGACCCTGCACATCAGCCTGACGCCGGAAGGCGCGCAATTGCTGAAGGCATGCGACCGGGAGGTCGATCGCATGGAAAAGCGCCTGTTTTCCGCGCTCTCGGCCACTGAAATCAATTCGCTCAGAAATGCGCTGATCAAGTTCACGGGCTCGCAGTCCGAGATGCGTGCGGCCGGGTAA
- a CDS encoding lactonase family protein, whose translation MNAALYANVGPDLTRYDVDVINAELIKRDTVTLPAGVQYAWPHKSRRYLYVATSSSASGYGKAGTEHHVTAFSIHPATGALRPHGEPIRLPTRPIHVSTDIPSEHILVAFNNPSAVRVYRINKDFTPGEEVAQPGVTDPGIFAHQVRVTPNNQQVILVTRGNEGTPTKAEDPGALKVFDYKNGVLSNEVSIAPNGGKEYGPRHLDFHPSRPWMYVSIETQNKMDLHRLVKGRVVSQFVSRVDTLIEPNNIRARQAAGTVHVHPNGRFVYGANRAQDTVDYQGKPVFKGGENSIVVYAIDQKNGTLKTIQHVETQKIHPRTFHIHPNGRLMVVEHNLPVNVRDGDAVKTVMAGLSVFWIDDDGKLTFVRTYDIDVGDKTMWWMGMVPLNA comes from the coding sequence ATGAACGCTGCGCTTTACGCCAATGTCGGTCCCGACCTCACGCGCTACGACGTCGACGTCATCAACGCCGAGCTGATCAAGCGCGACACCGTCACGCTGCCGGCCGGCGTGCAATATGCCTGGCCGCACAAGTCGCGGCGCTATCTTTATGTCGCCACGAGCAGCAGCGCGTCCGGCTACGGCAAGGCCGGCACCGAGCATCACGTGACCGCGTTCAGCATCCACCCGGCGACCGGTGCGCTGCGGCCCCACGGTGAGCCGATCAGGCTGCCGACGCGGCCGATTCATGTGTCGACGGACATTCCGTCCGAGCACATCCTGGTCGCGTTCAACAATCCAAGCGCGGTGCGCGTCTATCGCATCAACAAGGACTTCACGCCGGGCGAGGAGGTGGCGCAGCCCGGCGTGACCGATCCCGGCATCTTCGCGCATCAGGTGCGCGTCACGCCGAACAACCAGCAGGTCATCCTGGTGACGCGCGGCAACGAGGGCACGCCGACGAAGGCCGAGGATCCCGGCGCTCTCAAGGTCTTCGACTACAAGAACGGCGTTCTCAGCAACGAGGTCTCGATCGCGCCGAACGGCGGCAAGGAATACGGGCCGCGGCACCTCGACTTCCATCCGTCCAGGCCGTGGATGTACGTCTCGATCGAGACGCAGAACAAGATGGACCTGCACCGGCTGGTGAAGGGCAGGGTCGTGTCGCAGTTCGTCTCTCGTGTCGACACGCTGATCGAGCCCAACAACATCCGCGCGCGTCAGGCGGCTGGCACGGTGCATGTGCATCCCAACGGCCGCTTCGTCTACGGCGCCAACCGCGCCCAGGACACAGTGGATTATCAGGGCAAGCCGGTGTTCAAGGGCGGCGAGAACAGCATCGTGGTTTACGCGATCGATCAGAAGAACGGTACGCTGAAGACGATCCAGCACGTCGAGACGCAGAAGATTCATCCGCGCACGTTCCACATTCACCCGAACGGGCGGCTGATGGTCGTCGAGCACAATCTGCCGGTGAACGTGCGTGACGGCGATGCGGTGAAAACCGTGATGGCGGGCTTGTCGGTGTTTTGGATCGACGACGACGGCAAGCTGACATTCGTGCGCACCTACGACATCGATGTCGGCGACAAGACCATGTGGTGGATGGGCATGGTGCCGCTGAACGCGTGA